In Dysidea avara chromosome 6, odDysAvar1.4, whole genome shotgun sequence, the genomic stretch TTGAACAAAACCAAGGAACTCTGAGTAGCTTACTCAACTATGATATCCTAACTATACGGAACAACAATGTAACCCCACCACCACCAGTTACCATGCCACCAACAACCATAAGAGAAAACCGCAGCATCCCCGGTTGGGCTATTGCTCTGATTGTGATTGTCAACTCTGTCATAATCATCTCCGTGTTGCTGATTGTACTAGCTATACTGTGGAGACGATACACTCGGTAGGTACAGTAGAGAATTTGTGCAAAGACTATTATTGATTGCAACATTTAATGGATTAATCAGCCATAATCTTTATCTACTGACAAAATTGTCTTTTTACTCATTCCATTATCAATTAAGTGATTTTTACAACCTATTGTGTGCAAATTGTGTATGTGCTTAGGTATTTAAGTGTTGCAATTCAAGTGAGTCTGTACACCTTACATATGTGCATTGTTAATTGTAGTGTGCATGAGAGAGAAACTCAGAGGATGTTAAACAAGCAGTCTGGTCTAAGGGAAATTGACTCATTCAATGAACTAGATGGTAAGTGGTCATACTCAATatacgcacgcatgcatgcatgtacacaaaGTGTATGTAGCTTGTATATGTGTTAATTCTTTATTGTAATTCACTTCAATTTTATTTCCTGTATACAGAAGGTGAACATATCGAGATGGGAGGAATCATTGACGCCGAGAAAGGAGCACTGCTTTACCGTAGGACCACAAATGTCAAAACAATAGAAGGTGATGGTGAAGACGGCTTCCAGAAGAAAAAGATCATTCAAGTAACCGATGAGACTGGCTGGCTAGGAGAAGAGGGCTCAACAGTTAATAAAACAGCTTTAGAAAAATCAGTAAAACAACCAGAAAAAGATGCTGGCTTGATTGAAGAAACAAACCCACTCTACTCTGATAGAGAATATGATGTCGGTTTCTATAATCCAGCATACGCAGTAACTAGCACCAGCTCCATTGCTAGAGCAATAAAACCAAAGGAGAGCCACAAAGATGAACCAAAGCTCTCGGACCACCAAGAAGATACTTCAGATACAGCCAAGTTGCTGACACCATCACAACGACGAGGCCGAAAGGTGGAAGCCACAGAAGCTGGTAACCAGGAGTACCTGGATTATTTAACCTCTGAGCCTACAGATACTGTAGACACTTACTTTTAACTGCTAGAACCTTGCTTTAAACTTAACACATACATTAGTATATTACACACACTATGCACCAGTAGTTTAGCAGTGTACTTACAAAAAAGCACCTAGCTGTATTAAATTTGTTATATTTTATTACAATGTTTTAATCACATTAAGTAATGGGTTGCTTGATAGTACAGAACATCTTCAGGTGTACAACATTGATAGTGATTCTTTGGGTAGCATTCTTCTTATCTTATCTTCAGGTGTTTGCTGCTGTACCTGTGCCAATTGTGTCAACACATAATGTCTCCTGTTTTCAGCTTCAATGAAAGTGACCTAACTATAACACCAATCACATCACCATCAAaatggtacagtaaaaaaatgaTAAGCTAATCTTACAGACTCTGAATATCAGCTTCAGCTGagtatttaaaaattttaacaatactGAATTGAAACCCAAACCCAATTCAAACAAAACATtatgcatatacacatacaaaCTTCCATCCTTTACTTACCACAATACCAAACAAATTCAGTGGTACAGTCTTAAATGATTGGACAGCAGAAATATCTAGTTTACTAGTGTAATGTACTTGCAGGTAACCCGGTAAATGATGGACCTCACAATGGGTGAGAactacataataaacaaaaacaacattcAACTATGTACAATACGTATATATACGTTGTCATGTAAGCCCTATACTCGGGAAGTATTGAACAAGTGTCTAGGCTGGTGTTCCCCTTAAATGGTTTCCATGCACTTAAAGTAGAATTCCaattgaatgctttattagagtagttgatcaTTGATCATTCAATGATAGAGTAGTTGATCATTGATCATTCAATGATTATCATGCTACGTACAAAATGGGTGGTAACATGccaataaaaataatatgaaCAATACTTGTATCGTCTAAATTTAAGTGATACGATATTATCACAATATTGATGTTACCTTAgtatttaacaatgaaaacaATGTCTAGTTTTCTTGTCCTACTTTTTGTTCTAGTTTGCACATTTTTTCCAAGTATTCTAAAAGCAAAATCGTGCTTTCTCTCTCATTCATATGTTACACGGACAGTGTTTATGGCCATATGTAACATGCCATTACTGGAAATTTGACAAAAGAATTTTTTGGCTGAATCAGCTaaattttaattcatcaaaaTGTCAATAAGTACCTCATAAGTCAAAGTTTAGATTACGATTTCTTGAAATTTTATTTGTCAAAACTGATCAATtgtgaatttgtcaaattttcctTTCGTCAATATTTCCTGTTGTGCGATAGCTAAATGGGGATTGGTTTATAATTTTGATTATAGATTTTCTCTGGTAACACAGTGTTTGCATATGTAGTCTCACTAAAGGATGGTCCAAAACAAGTATTAGCTACACAGTTTTATGTAtccactctaatataacaatcagtACTGCTATACACTACACTAAACACTCCTGCTACATGTCATTGTGTACACACCAAAGATTCTATTCTTACTTGCAGCAGCTTCTCCTTTGAGGAAGTTGGGTGGCTCTAGCAGAGGTACTCCAGTGTCTTGTTTGAAGTGGCGGGTGCGAAGACATCTAGCATGTGGCATCACTACAGAGCTGGGGTCTGATGCGATGTACTCGTAATGGTGGACGCTGGTTAAGATGACCACTTCTTTAGGGCACACAGTAGACATCAACTAACCAATGGGAGAAGATCATACAATATACACAATCTTTTATTGCTGCAAATGGCAAAATATTGGGTTGGATAAAATACTGTGGGTAAAGCAATGGTAACGCAACTAAATTGGTTAATCTTTCATAGTAGATATTTGAAAGATAAGATCAgaattttacatactgtatttactcAGTTAAACACTGCAGCTTTTATTACCATAGTTCAAAATATCAATGCGCTGATTATTCAAACTCAACTACCACTTGATACTCAAAAGGTTTAACCTTGTAATTCTAAAATTTGTTTGTGACACTACTCAAGTGCGGCTACTATTCAAGGTGTGGCATTTAACCAGGTAAATACAGCAGCTGTACTAGTACTGCATAAAAATATCTGCCACACACAGAGACTGGTAACTTCTGATTTTGATTCATTTATTAACTACTCAAAGGAGCTCACACTTAAATAATACACACATCTATTGCTATGGCTTTTGGGTCATGCCCCACACTATGTGTACCTTGATTAAACTATACTTTCATCCATCTAAAATTTAAAGGAGGAATTTTTTGCTCCTTCACAATACTCAAACAATGATCTAGCAGCAAATTTGAGAAACTTTTTGTGGATAGCTAAACGGTAGAAGACGGTAAAAACGGTATACGGGTAAAAACCcactatactgtacatgtagtagaCTTACAATCCTAGAAGAACAAATACTTCACACGTACATACGCATATATATCATATATGTATAAATTTTCAAGGGATGTACTTTTCATGGATTTTTTGCTTGGCTGTCTGcaaattttcatccttgaaaattaaCAATTATCTGGGATAGCTCTATGCTTCCTAATAGGTAATCTCAGTGAAACACGAGTGATCGTCAAAAGTAAAACTgcgaaaatcctgaaatttgtcATTCTGAAAAAATTACATACCTTGTAAGTATACGGTATTCAACGTACAACACACCAAAACAATGTCTAATGGTATAAACATGCAATCAATTGTGTCAATCAAATTTGCTAAAATGGGAAACCCCAATGAGAAAGTGATGTCTCACTAGGCACTTGTGAGAAGAGCAAACAAAGCCTGTAGCGACACACAAACTGTGTTGAATTTCACTTATCTAAAACAGTGCACCTGCGCCAGGTTACTGGCTTATCAACTGGTTCCTCTACATCTATAATACTAACAAAATGGATTGCTCACCTTCTGGGACCAGGCTGTGACAAATTGCTGCTTCAATGGTCTTGTATGTAGGCATACACCGACATCTTTGAATGTGTACAATTCTGAAATGTTGTGGTCATTGGGTCCACTAGTTCTCTCAAGTATTACATCTGACTGGCTACATGTCATGTGAGAAACCGGTTTCAAATCTGGTGGCAAAATGTGAGTTTTGATGAAAATGGCAGCTTCCTCTCCAACCGCACATAGCAACAATCTTATTTGAGATACACTCCACTGCAGAAACAATACAAAcatttaaggccactccaaataaattctctgtttcccgtccaccgcccgcatctagttactgccagctctaaatattccattattccgtattcttccattattttccggttattcttgcatactgataggctcagtaaaagccatcttgaaacagtgtcagctcacatgtcaacAGTGCTGTCAAGTcaacacaaacttcacgtttgtgttgtttttgcaacttacaaaggaaggaacaagcttaagcatgcttttatgcagcctttttggctgtgccaggcaaataatggcttgaaaaactagccaatcttataatgaaaatagaccgcccgcccgcatgcaaatatgccctagtccaggacgggaaacagagaatttattagGAGTGGCCTAATACCGTGTATTTTTATTTACCTCTGGTGTTATCTGGAGTTGGGGATCCACTGACGGCGTCTCTGCATCTTGTTCTTCATCTGACTCATCGTCCAGCATATGTCGCTGATGTACTGCATGAGGGTCAAGCGATAAACCAAACGTGTAGAAATCCATTGCTACTGATTGTGGGTTATACGAAGAACTAAAATTGTATGTTTTGATTGTGGCTTTCAGTTTTCAAACAAAGAGAATGAGTTCTCTACCGAAAACTGTAACAGTTCTCAACTGCCCGAATGGTTCAACAGTGTACCTTGTGGGAACAGCTCATTTTAGCCGGGAAAGTATACAAGATGTACGTGACACCATTCAAAAAGTTCGTCCCACCGTGGTCATGTTAGAATTGTGTCCCCAGCGACAAGTTATGTTACAGTACAGTGAGGAAGATATATTGAGAGAAGCGGAGGACATCAATTTTGCCAAAGTCCGCTTGTTTATAAGGCGAGACGGCCTAATAGCTGGTATTATGCAGTCACTATTTCTCAAGCTTTCTGCTGAGGTCACAAAAAAGCTGGGCATTGCCCCTGGAGGAGAGTTTCGCGCTGGATACGAGGAGGGAATAAAATGTGGTGCCCGAATCCTTCTTGGAGACAGAATGGTAAATGTGACTTTCCAGAGAGCTCTGTACTCTTTAAATTTCCTTCAAAAAATGCGGTTCTACTTTGCCATCGCTAGAACACTTACTGAAGACATTTCCATTACTTCAGAAGAAGTGGAGAACATGAAAAACAAGGACATGGTTGATATGTTAGTAGGGGAACTAGCCAAAGAGTTCCCAACAGTTACTCAAGTACTAGTGGACGAAAGAGACAAAGTATTAGCATACTCTCTCAAATCAGCTGCCTATgttacaaacacaccaagtggCCCACCTGTGACTGTTGTAGGTATAGTTGGAATGGGGCATGTGAAAGGAATTGAAAAACTATGGAACAAAGATATTGTTGGGATAAAAGAAATTATGACTGTCCCTCGACCATCACGAACAGCCAGGTTGGTCTCTTTAGCCATCAAGGTCAGCATAGCTACTGCCATCGGGGTGGCTAGTTATTATGCATTCAGAAGATTTAGATTTCGTTTTCGTTAATGTATTTCATCAATTGTGTATAAAATATAAATTTACTCCTAATGTAATTCATTTTCTATTCAATGCACAAACGACTCTAAGTAAGTTTGCTGTTTGTGGTGTAAGTGAGCAAGAAATTCTCTTTGCCGTTTTTCTCTGGTGTGTTCTAGCTCTGATATCTTTGTGTCTAGTTCATGTGGATGTGCTAGAGATGTATCATTTTGTAGTAAGTAATTTCTGTCCACCTCCAGTTGGTTGTTTCTTCTTTGTGTTAAAAAAGTAGCCTTTGCTTCCTAAAATGTATAATGGTGACATCATGTATCTGAACAACGTACAACTAGGTGGTGTGATGTGTGcacagatcaaaggctgccacCAGTGTTACAAGTGAAGTCAAAATACAAACTATGAATTTGTCTCACTCAGCAATGAATATCTGAAATTTACTTGGGGAAGTAGTACAATAATTGGCATTGAAACACCACGCATTCTCCACCAGCAC encodes the following:
- the LOC136258166 gene encoding proteasome assembly chaperone 1-like, whose translation is MDFYTFGLSLDPHAVHQRHMLDDESDEEQDAETPSVDPQLQITPEWSVSQIRLLLCAVGEEAAIFIKTHILPPDLKPVSHMTCSQSDVILERTSGPNDHNISELYTFKDVGVCLHTRPLKQQFVTAWSQKLMSTVCPKEVVILTSVHHYEYIASDPSSVVMPHARCLRTRHFKQDTGVPLLEPPNFLKGEAAAILTHCEVHHLPGYLQVHYTSKLDISAVQSFKTVPLNLFGIVVQQQTPEDKIRRMLPKESLSMLYT
- the LOC136258165 gene encoding traB domain-containing protein-like, encoding MSSLPKTVTVLNCPNGSTVYLVGTAHFSRESIQDVRDTIQKVRPTVVMLELCPQRQVMLQYSEEDILREAEDINFAKVRLFIRRDGLIAGIMQSLFLKLSAEVTKKLGIAPGGEFRAGYEEGIKCGARILLGDRMVNVTFQRALYSLNFLQKMRFYFAIARTLTEDISITSEEVENMKNKDMVDMLVGELAKEFPTVTQVLVDERDKVLAYSLKSAAYVTNTPSGPPVTVVGIVGMGHVKGIEKLWNKDIVGIKEIMTVPRPSRTARLVSLAIKVSIATAIGVASYYAFRRFRFRFR